A single window of Drosophila suzukii chromosome 3, CBGP_Dsuzu_IsoJpt1.0, whole genome shotgun sequence DNA harbors:
- the LOC118877358 gene encoding uncharacterized protein, whose protein sequence is MKFRIILTMAAPKSKFVFDFEKLKQTFVEICPDFKEEPSYEEATVSRRFAQQVIFTFSKEAAAAKSQKKEVSCSMRLDAVNTKGTAIRSEVKIQTHWIRDPPQNQPFVMQGLLLLSFKQASLLAVEKYCQLVPHQVKRGEVVLTPLAGAVFSKFEMPKLAEALGEPLEEVVVAVISSCQTDGYYLEHSRCHIALVALIKTVSDLKMRASIVKKTIKMYKLHGKEFDMEKFKVWSTFLRKSAPAKPQNDSDDDEYEKLTEQVLQAFTLSSKEDFLKEKRKPKVPVKCAANFLGTKAGSVKI, encoded by the exons ATGAAATTTCGAATTATTTT AACCATGGCTGCGCCCAAGTCGAAATTCGTCTTTGATTTTGAGAAGCTGAAACAGACGTTCGTCGAGATTTGTCCGGACTTCAAGGAGGAGCCAAGCTATGAGGAGGCCACCGTTAGTCGTCGCTTTGCCCAGCAGGTGATCTTCACCTTCAGCAAGGAGGCTGCTGCGGCCAAGTCCCAGAAGAAGGAAGTCTCATGTTCGATGCGCCTGGATGCGGTTAATACAAAGGGGACAGCGATTCGTAGCGAGGTAAAGATCCAGACGCACTGGATACGTGATCCGCCGCAGAACCAGCCCTTCGTCATGCAGGGTCTTTTGCTGCTGTCCTTCAAACAGGCCAGTCTGCTTGCGGTGGAGAAGTACTGCCAGCTGGTTCCCCACCAGGTGAAGCGGGGCGAGGTGGTGCTCACTCCTCTGGCCGGAGCCGTGTTCTCCAAGTTCGAAATGCCCAAGCTGGCCGAGGCCCTTGGTGAACCACTCGAAGAAGTCGTGGTAGCCGTCATCAGCAGCTGCCAAACGGATGGATACTATCTGGAGCACAGTCGCTGCCACATCGCCTTGGTTGCCCTGATCAAGACGGTTTCGGATCTGAAGATGCGGGCCTCTATCGTCAAGAAGACCATCAAAATGTACAAGCTGCATGGCAAGGAATTCGACATGGAAAAGTTCAAGGTGTGGAGCACGTTCCTCAGGAAGTCTGCTCCTGCAAAGCCCCAAAATGACAGCGATGATGATGAATACGAAAAGCTGACGGAGCAAGTCCTTCAGGCCTTTACACTCAGCAGCAAGGAGGATTTCCTCAAGGAGAAACGCAAGCCTAAAGTACCAGTGAAGTGTGCAGCCAATTTTTTGGGGACAAAGGCTGGATCCGTTAAGATTTAA